The DNA segment GCCTATGACGAAGGGATCGACAACGATTTTTGGAAACCAATCAAGGCGTATTGGAAAGATCGTAGCAAGGCCAAAGGGGACGGACTGCGCTCGCTTTTGACGCTCGAAGCCACCAAGTGGCAGTACACCACCGGTGTCCGCGACGTGGAAACGATCAGTCCAGACACTTGGAGGCATGTCCAACCACTTTTGGATCGCCCCGGTAATCAAGAGATTCAGTTGGCGCTGTTCCACAGCTACGGCAGCAATCCCCCCTTGTATCCGAAATGGCAGGAATACCTGCGCAAGCACCAACCGCCGACACTGATTGTCTGGGGAAAGAACGACCAAATTTTTCCCGCCGCCGGTGCGCATCCTTACCAACGAGATCTAAAGAACTTGGAATTCCACCTGCTCGACACAGGACATTTTGCCCTCGAAGAAGATGGCGAACAGATTTCCCGGTTGATGCACGAGTTTCTGGGCAAGCAATTGAACAAATAACCCGCTTCCTTCTTTGCAAGCGAATCATACAGACCTGTCTGTCCCTTAACGCGGTGTCGGGCACATTGCCCGACACCACCAACCCCCGTGTCCTATCCATTGGAGAAAAATCATGCAACGCCTCAATTCCGTCAACCCGCAACTCGCCCAAGGCCGCACAAAGGAACTGCTTGATACCGTGCAGCAAGCCTTTGGAATGATTCCCAACACCGCCCTCGTGATGGCCAATTCCCCCGCGGTCCTCGATAGTTTTCTTGCCTTTAGCACGGCCATGGGTCAAGCCAAGCTGGGCGCTAAACTGCACAACCAAGTGAAGCTTACGACCAGCGAAACGAATTCCTGCGATTACTGCACGTCGATCCTCAGCGCCGTGGCTCCTTCGGCGGGTCTATCCGCCGCCGACATTTTGGCGGGTCGCACCGGCAATTCCGCGGACCAGCGCACCAAGGGGGCGCTGGCGTTCGCCCATAACGTGCTGGAAAGCCGGGGCAAGGTCAGTGATCTGCAACTCGCCGCCGTCCGCCAGGCTGGGTACGACGATGCTGAAATCGTGGAGATCGTGGCCAGTGTGGTGTTGGGCTGCTTGACGAACTTCCTGAATAACGTGGCCGACACGGAACTTGACATACCCAGGGCCGAACCGGTCGCTGCCCATTCGACGACGACCTGCGGCACTGCCGCTTGTTCGACGCATTAAGCTTGTCACGAATTGACCGGGGAACTGGAATGCCCCAGTCCCCGGCAATTCCTCCTGTTTATATCCAGATTAAGGAGCCTGACATGACCATTATCCGCCCACCCTTCACGTTGGAAACCGCAACCGCCAAGGTCCGCGTCGCCGAAGATGCGTGGAACACCCGTGACCCGCATAAAGTGGCTCTGGCTTATTCCGAAAACTCGGAATGGCGAAATCGGGATCAGTTCCTACGTGGCCGGGATCAAATTCGAGAGTTTCTGACCCATAAATGGGAGCGGGAACTCGATTACCGCCTTACCAAGTCGCTGTGGAGCTACACAGACAACCGCATCGCCGTTCGCTTTCAGTACGAGTACCACAATGCGACTGGCCAATGGTTTCGGGCCTATGGCAACGAACTGTGGGAATTTGACGACGATGGGTTGATGCAGCGTCGCGAGGCGAGCATTAACGACGTGCCGATCAAAATCATCGATCGGAAGTTTATGTGGCCAGCCCCGGGACCGCGGCCCGCCGCTGACGCGGGAATCCCCTTGGTCAAGTGAGTTGCAAGAATAGCAAAATCCGTTCCAGTTCCTGTTGCATACCCTATTTCAGTGATCAGGTTGAATTTTCCGCCTTGTCACTCCATTACCACTTTTTCGCTTGAGGAGAACAGTACCATGTCCACGTCCCATCTATTTTCCGTCCCCGCCCGCGCTGATGTTTCCGAGTCAAATCGCGCGATCTTTGACAAGCTTCAAAGCGGATTGGGAATGGTTCCCAATCTGTACGCGACATTCGCCCATAGTCCGACGGCACTTGGCGATTACCTTGCGCTCCAAAACCGGAAG comes from the Pirellulales bacterium genome and includes:
- a CDS encoding alpha/beta hydrolase — encoded protein: MNLLRKYPLPLVVAVFVSWGLSAQAKEPQAPTAQVFHRTVKIDGLDIFYREAGPKDAPTILLLHGFPTSSHMFRNLIPALADKYHVIAPDYPGFGYSSAPSVDEFDYTFDNLASVIEKFTEQVGLKKYSLYLMDYGAPVGFRLAVKHPERVQALIVQNGNAYDEGIDNDFWKPIKAYWKDRSKAKGDGLRSLLTLEATKWQYTTGVRDVETISPDTWRHVQPLLDRPGNQEIQLALFHSYGSNPPLYPKWQEYLRKHQPPTLIVWGKNDQIFPAAGAHPYQRDLKNLEFHLLDTGHFALEEDGEQISRLMHEFLGKQLNK
- a CDS encoding carboxymuconolactone decarboxylase family protein codes for the protein MQRLNSVNPQLAQGRTKELLDTVQQAFGMIPNTALVMANSPAVLDSFLAFSTAMGQAKLGAKLHNQVKLTTSETNSCDYCTSILSAVAPSAGLSAADILAGRTGNSADQRTKGALAFAHNVLESRGKVSDLQLAAVRQAGYDDAEIVEIVASVVLGCLTNFLNNVADTELDIPRAEPVAAHSTTTCGTAACSTH
- a CDS encoding nuclear transport factor 2 family protein, which translates into the protein MTIIRPPFTLETATAKVRVAEDAWNTRDPHKVALAYSENSEWRNRDQFLRGRDQIREFLTHKWERELDYRLTKSLWSYTDNRIAVRFQYEYHNATGQWFRAYGNELWEFDDDGLMQRREASINDVPIKIIDRKFMWPAPGPRPAADAGIPLVK